The following are encoded together in the Malaya genurostris strain Urasoe2022 chromosome 3, Malgen_1.1, whole genome shotgun sequence genome:
- the LOC131439282 gene encoding juvenile hormone acid O-methyltransferase isoform X2, which translates to MNKPNLYQRANGLQRRDAEEILEEYGHLLRWTGKANESLLDIGCGSGDVLIDFIVPQMPRDDVRIVGTDISEQMVRHARKAHSHCENIFFERLDIGTELDGFLESWGQFDHITSFYCLHWVKYQTMAFSNIYALLKSGGDCLLAFLARNPIFDIYDQLSRSSKWTKYMTDVNKYISPYQYCENPAIKIEGVLSSVGFTKYQIQITDRIYVYEGIESLKTVQAVNPFSERMTLELQEEFLNDYIDVVSRMSLRKSYCENKSDYKFITPYKLVMVYAAK; encoded by the exons ATGAATAAACCGAACCTTTATCAGCGGGCTAACGGTTTGCAACGACGGGATGCTGAGGAGATTCTTGAAGAGTACGGCCATCTGCTACGTTGGACTGGGAAAGCGAATGAGTCGCTGTTGGATATCGGTTGCGGTAGTGGAGATGTGCTGATAGATTTCATAGTGCCACAGATGCCACGGGATGATGTGCGTATTGTTGGGACTGATATATCGGAACAGATGGTTCGACACGCGCGGAAAGCTCATTCCCAttgcgaaaatattttttttgaaagattAGATATTGGAACTGAGTTGGATGGGTTTTTGGAGAGTTGGGGACAGTTTGATCACATCACTTCATTTTACTGTCTTCATTGGGTCAAATATCAAAC AAtggcgttttcaaacatttatgCACTACTTAAATCTGGAGGTGATTGCTTGCTGGCATTCTTGGCACGCAATCCGATTTTCGACATCTACGATCAACTTTCACGTTCTTCCAAATGGACCAAATATATGACTGACGTGAACAAATACATCTCCCCCTATCAGTACTGTGAGAATCCAGCCATCAAAATTGAAGGAGTACTGTCATCCGTAGGATTTACCAaatatcaaatacaaataacGGATAGAATCTATGTGTATGAAGGAATTGAAAGCTTGAAAA CTGTCCAAGCTGTCAATCCTTTCAGCGAACGAATGACGCTAGAATTGCAGGAAGAATTTCTGAATGACTACATCGACGTGGTGAGCAGGATGTCCTTGAGGAAAAGCTATTGTGAGAATAAGAGTGATTACAAATTTATAACGCCGTACAAACTGGTGATGGTTTATGCTGCTAAATAA
- the LOC131439282 gene encoding juvenile hormone acid O-methyltransferase isoform X1: MNKPNLYQRANGLQRRDAEEILEEYGHLLRWTGKANESLLDIGCGSGDVLIDFIVPQMPRDDVRIVGTDISEQMVRHARKAHSHCENIFFERLDIGTELDGFLESWGQFDHITSFYCLHWVKYQTMAFSNIYALLKSGGDCLLAFLARNPIFDIYDQLSRSSKWTKYMTDVNKYISPYQYCENPAIKIEGVLSSVGFTKYQIQITDRIYVYEGIESLKKAVQAVNPFSERMTLELQEEFLNDYIDVVSRMSLRKSYCENKSDYKFITPYKLVMVYAAK, translated from the exons ATGAATAAACCGAACCTTTATCAGCGGGCTAACGGTTTGCAACGACGGGATGCTGAGGAGATTCTTGAAGAGTACGGCCATCTGCTACGTTGGACTGGGAAAGCGAATGAGTCGCTGTTGGATATCGGTTGCGGTAGTGGAGATGTGCTGATAGATTTCATAGTGCCACAGATGCCACGGGATGATGTGCGTATTGTTGGGACTGATATATCGGAACAGATGGTTCGACACGCGCGGAAAGCTCATTCCCAttgcgaaaatattttttttgaaagattAGATATTGGAACTGAGTTGGATGGGTTTTTGGAGAGTTGGGGACAGTTTGATCACATCACTTCATTTTACTGTCTTCATTGGGTCAAATATCAAAC AAtggcgttttcaaacatttatgCACTACTTAAATCTGGAGGTGATTGCTTGCTGGCATTCTTGGCACGCAATCCGATTTTCGACATCTACGATCAACTTTCACGTTCTTCCAAATGGACCAAATATATGACTGACGTGAACAAATACATCTCCCCCTATCAGTACTGTGAGAATCCAGCCATCAAAATTGAAGGAGTACTGTCATCCGTAGGATTTACCAaatatcaaatacaaataacGGATAGAATCTATGTGTATGAAGGAATTGAAAGCTTGAAAA AAGCTGTCCAAGCTGTCAATCCTTTCAGCGAACGAATGACGCTAGAATTGCAGGAAGAATTTCTGAATGACTACATCGACGTGGTGAGCAGGATGTCCTTGAGGAAAAGCTATTGTGAGAATAAGAGTGATTACAAATTTATAACGCCGTACAAACTGGTGATGGTTTATGCTGCTAAATAA
- the LOC131439282 gene encoding juvenile hormone acid O-methyltransferase isoform X3, whose protein sequence is MNKPNLYQRANGLQRRDAEEILEEYGHLLRWTGKANESLLDIGCGSGDVLIDFIVPQMPRDDVRIVGTDISEQMVRHARKAHSHCENIFFERLDIGTELDGFLESWGQFDHITSFYCLHWVKYQTMAFSNIYALLKSGGDCLLAFLARNPIFDIYDQLSRSSKWTKYMTDVNKYISPYQYCENPAIKIEGVLSSVGFTKYQIQITDRIYVSCPSCQSFQRTNDARIAGRISE, encoded by the exons ATGAATAAACCGAACCTTTATCAGCGGGCTAACGGTTTGCAACGACGGGATGCTGAGGAGATTCTTGAAGAGTACGGCCATCTGCTACGTTGGACTGGGAAAGCGAATGAGTCGCTGTTGGATATCGGTTGCGGTAGTGGAGATGTGCTGATAGATTTCATAGTGCCACAGATGCCACGGGATGATGTGCGTATTGTTGGGACTGATATATCGGAACAGATGGTTCGACACGCGCGGAAAGCTCATTCCCAttgcgaaaatattttttttgaaagattAGATATTGGAACTGAGTTGGATGGGTTTTTGGAGAGTTGGGGACAGTTTGATCACATCACTTCATTTTACTGTCTTCATTGGGTCAAATATCAAAC AAtggcgttttcaaacatttatgCACTACTTAAATCTGGAGGTGATTGCTTGCTGGCATTCTTGGCACGCAATCCGATTTTCGACATCTACGATCAACTTTCACGTTCTTCCAAATGGACCAAATATATGACTGACGTGAACAAATACATCTCCCCCTATCAGTACTGTGAGAATCCAGCCATCAAAATTGAAGGAGTACTGTCATCCGTAGGATTTACCAaatatcaaatacaaataacGGATAGAATCTATGT AAGCTGTCCAAGCTGTCAATCCTTTCAGCGAACGAATGACGCTAGAATTGCAGGAAGAATTTCTGAATGA